The following are encoded in a window of Vidua chalybeata isolate OUT-0048 chromosome 23, bVidCha1 merged haplotype, whole genome shotgun sequence genomic DNA:
- the TMEM218 gene encoding transmembrane protein 218, whose amino-acid sequence MAGALGVGPGVLALLLLWAMALLLLMALGRAGRARVAAVPVALGAAALTAALLLFPREGESPAAAGAEEIVDTFLIGRFILLAVMSLVFLGCLFLFLIYHLMEPVYAKPLHSS is encoded by the exons aTGGCGGGCGCGCTGGGCGTGGGGCCGGGGGtgctggcgctgctgctgctctgggccatGGCGCTGCTGCTCCTGATGGCGCTGGGCCGCGCCGGCCGCGCCCG GGTCGCCGCGGTGCCGGTGGCGCTCGGAGCCGCCGCGCTCACGGCCGCGCTGCTGCTGTTCCCCCGGGAGGGCGAGAGTCCGGCCGCCGCCGGCGCTGAGGAG ATTGTGGACACCTTCCTCATTGGCCGCTTCATCCTCCTGGCTGTGATGAGCCTGGTCTTCCTGGGGtgcctgttcctgttcctgatTTACCACCTCATGGAGCCTGTGTATGCCAAACCGCTCCACAGCAGCTAG